A single window of Anopheles moucheti chromosome 2, idAnoMoucSN_F20_07, whole genome shotgun sequence DNA harbors:
- the LOC128309610 gene encoding somatostatin receptor type 2-like, with protein sequence MEEGNTTSFLLLGEYDSLTDRNVSAFGIYLEDSEQNETFMGNFTCPPTDMPTTYYLFMFLYAVVCLVGVLGNTLVIYVVLRFSNMQTVTNMYILNLAIADECFLIGIPFLIATMHMKRWTLGGAMCKAYMVSTSVTQFTSSIFLFIMSADRYIAICHHISSPKYRTPLVSRIVSLLAWLASALIMLPIMIYADVIEQKPNTYSCQILWPETHGHLPGYTFTLYSLILGFVIPLCFIMTFYCLVIRKLRNVGPKTTGKSRGKRRSHRKVTKLVLTVITVYILCWLPYWISQVALITSDFETCSTRLDLILFLLVGCLGYINSAINPILYAYLSENFKKSFLKACTCAARAEVNAQLKLENSVMPKRSRTRTNSDTTQLTTGSKVQHRLLVEPTTTATTTTAASCVSSRNPSPPPAQPQRNNHLLTVPGTPACASTNGSSNNTYSNHNNNNNNDISTTNPINGNASSGKSDHTNDSYNANQNVSVLCGNGLDEQLVKLT encoded by the coding sequence ATGGAGGAGGGAAATACAACGTCATTTCTTCTCCTTGGAGAGTACGATTCATTAACAGACCGAAATGTATCCGCATTCGGTATTTACCTAGAGGATAGtgagcaaaacgaaacgttcATGGGCAACTTCACCTGTCCCCCGACGGACATGCCGACGACCTACTATCTGTTCATGTTCCTGTACGCGGTCGTTTGCCTCGTAGGTGTGCTAGGCAACACGCTCGTCATCTATGTGGTGCTCCGGTTTTCCAACATGCAAACCGTTACCAACATGTACATACTAAACCTTGCGATCGCTGACGAATGCTTCCTGATCGGGATACCGTTCCTTATTGCCACCATGCATATGAAGCGTTGGACACTGGGCGGTGCTATGTGCAAAGCGTACATGGTGAGTACTTCCGTCACGCAGTTCACATCATCGATTTTCCTGTTCATCATGTCCGCCGATCGGTACATTGCCATCTGTCACCACATCTCGTCACCTAAATATCGGACGCCGCTGGTATCGCGAATAGTGTCACTGCTGGCGTGGCTCGCATCCGCTCTGATCATGCTACCGATAATGATCTACGCCGACGTGATAGAACAGAAACCAAACACCTACTCGTGTCAGATACTATGGCCCGAAACACACGGACATCTTCCGGGCTATACGTTCACCCTGTACTCGCTGATACTGGGGTTTGTGATTCCGCTTTGTTTCATCATGACTTTCTACTGTCTGGTGATACGTAAGCTGCGGAATGTGGGTCCCAAAACGACGGGAAAATCTCGCGGTAAACGACGGTCGCATCGGAAGGTAACGAAACTGGTGCTCACCGTCATCACCGTGTACATCCTCTGCTGGCTGCCCTACTGGATATCGCAGGTCGCGCTGATCACATCGGACTTCGAAACATGCAGCACGAGGTTGGATCTGATACTGTTCCTACTGGTGGGTTGTCTCGGCTACATTAACTCCGCCATCAATCCGATCCTGTATGCATATCTGAGTGAGAACTTTAAGAAAAGTTTCCTGAAGGCCTGTACCTGTGCAGCACGGGCTGAGGTGAACGCACAGCTGAAGCTGGAGAACAGTGTCATGCCGAAACGCTCACGCACACGTACCAACTCCGACACGACGCAGTTAACTACTGGTTCCAAAGTGCAGCATCGGTTGCTAGTGGAACCGACGACGACCGCCACTACCACGACGGCGGCTTCGTGTGTTTCATCCAGAAATCCCAGTCCCCCGCCTGCTCAACCGCAGCGGAATAACCATCTCCTTACCGTACCTGGTACACCTGCCTGCGCATCCACCAATGGTAGTAGTAACAATACTTACAGCAAccataataataacaataataatgataTCAGTACCACCAATCCAATCAATGGCAATGCCAGCAGTGGGAAGAGTGATCATACTAACGATTCTTACAACGCAAATCAAAATGTAAGCGTTCTGTGTGGAAACGGTTTGGACGAGCAGCTTGTCAAACTAACGTAA